A region of Silurus meridionalis isolate SWU-2019-XX chromosome 15, ASM1480568v1, whole genome shotgun sequence DNA encodes the following proteins:
- the egfl7 gene encoding epidermal growth factor-like protein 7, whose translation MYGTFILSSFLFSLHASCTPQFHVHHGRRVCAGKADRVVSSTESFLQPVHKPYLTMCPNQRVCSTYKTVYKVSYRQVSRLEMSSHVYSQCCPGWRRVHSLNCDQAVCVQACLNGGSCTRPNHCACPTGWTGRYCQIDVDECKVAHGCSQQCMNSAGSYQCVCADGFRLAEDRRSCLSLCPLPLPPHPTVATQPKVDNYLPTNNNRGEAVELVANVTEEVQILRNRVELLEQKLEMVLAPFSTLFPPEEDVASRNGFLLDRTEFLSDQNNFLSHSLRQLDRIDSLSEQVSFLEERLGTCSCREN comes from the exons ATGTATGGCACATTCAtactctcttcttttcttttctcccttcATGCAAGTTGCACTCCACAGTTCCACGTTCATCATGG GAGGAGAGTATGTGCTGGGAAAGCTGACAGAGTAGTTTCCAGCACAGAGTCCTTCCTCCAGCCTGTACACAAGCCCTACCTCACCATGTGTCCAAACCAGCGTGTCTGTAGCACATACAA GACGGTGTATAAAGTCTCCTACAGACAGGTGAGCCGGTTAGAGATGAGCTCCCACGTTTACTCACAGTGTTGTCCAGGATGGCGACGTGTCCACTCACTTAACTGTGATCAGG CTGTATGTGTGCAGGCATGTCTTAATGGTGGTTCCTGCACAAGGCCAAATCACTGTGCATGTCCCACTGGCTGGACAGGACGTTACTGCCAGATAG ATGTGGATGAGTGTAAGGTGGCACATGGCTGCAGTCAACAGTGCATGAACTCTGCGGGAAGttatcagtgtgtgtgcgcTGACGGATTCCGTCTGGCTGAAGACAGACGATCTTGTTTAAGCCTttgtcctcttcctcttcctcctcatccaACTGTAGCTACTCAGCCCAAAGTAGACAACTACTTACCCACAAATAACAATAGAG gtgAAGCTGTGGAACTGGTGGCAAATGTTACTGAAGAAGTCCAGATCCTCAGAAACAGAGTAGAGCTGCTGGAACAG AAATTGGAGATGGTTCTTGCTCCATTTTCCACTCTCTTTCCTCCAGAAGAGGATGTGGCCAGCAGAAATGGCTTCCTGTTAGACAGGACTGAGTTCCTGTCAGACCAAAACAACTTCCTGTCACACTCACTGCGGCAGTTGGACAGAATTGACTCTCTGAGTGAGCAGGTCAGCTTCCTGGAGGAGCGTCTGGgaacat GCTCTTGCCGAGAAAATTAG
- the LOC124397801 gene encoding uncharacterized protein LOC124397801, with translation MRMKQVYRVPFERNSARHKDLRYEYVQRILQLDTMARPHEYLFLDEAGFNLQKRRQRGRNIIGHHEVPGQRGGNITLCAAMGLEGLVHRHAVLGSYNTQRLLTFLEELKDISLDRQQHHPGPAHKIYVIIWDNVSFHKINQIREWFTTNSNHFLNVCLPPYSPFLNPIEEFFSSWRWKVYDRQPYTRENLLRAMEPACVDIPVEAFQGWIRHSRAFFPRCLARDNIACNVDEVMWPDAAQRHDAAQ, from the exons ATGCGGATGAAACAGGTCTATAGGGTTCCCTTTGAGCGCAACTCTGCGCGACACAAAGACCTACGTTACGAGTATGTGCAA aggATATTACAGTTGGACACGATGGCCAGACCTCATGAGTACCTCTTCCTGGATGAGGCTGGCTTCAACCTGCAGAAACGAAGGCAAAGAGGCCGTAACATCATTGGCCATCATGAGGTTCCTGGCCAACGGGGGGGTAATATTACTCTTTGTGCGGCCATGGGTTTGGAGGGGCTTGTCCACCGGCATGCTGTCCTTGGGTCTTACAACACCCAACGTCTCCTCACCTTCCTAGAGGAGCTAAAAGACATCAGCCTGGACCGCCAACAACACCATCCTGGGCCCGCACATAAAATTTATGTGATCATTTGGGACAATGTAAGCTTCCACAAAATAAACCAAATCAGAGAGTGGTTCACCACCAACAGTAACCACTTTTTAAACGTCTGTCTGCCACCCTACTCCCCTTTCCTGAACCCTATAGAGGAGTTTTTCTCATCGTGGAGATGGAAGGTTTATGACAGACAACCATACACTAGAGAGAACCTCCTAAGGGCAATGGAGCCCGCCTGTGTTGATATCCCAGTGGAGGCCTTCCAAGGATGGATTCGCCATTCCAGGGCATTTTTCCCGCGGTGCCTGGCAAGAGACAATATAGCCTGCAATGTGGATGAGGTGATGTGGCCCGATGCAGCTCAGCGACATGATGCCGCACAgtga